From one Desmodus rotundus isolate HL8 chromosome X, HLdesRot8A.1, whole genome shotgun sequence genomic stretch:
- the BMP15 gene encoding bone morphogenetic protein 15 has translation MVLLSILRILLLWGLVLFTEHRGQMAKVGQPSTALLAEAPTLPLIQELLEEAPGKQQRKPQVQGHPMRYMLELYQRSADAHGHPRENRTIGATMVRLVRPLANVARTLRGPRHIQTLGFPLRPNWMAYQLIRATMVYHHHFHLAGFHLSCHVEPWVQKNPSNHFPSSGRGSSKPSLLSKSWTEMDITQHVQQRLWNHKGHRVLRLRFICQQQKGSEGLELPWHDMSSLDTAFLLLYFNDTHKSVQKAKLLPRGLEEFKKKDSSLLLQRARRAAIIASKIPGPAQEHVGSESNQCSLHHFQVSFHQLGWDHWIIAPNLYTPNYCKGACPRVLHYGLNSPNHAIIQNLVNELVDQNVPQPSCVPYKYAPISILLVEANGSILYKEYKDMIAQSCTCR, from the exons ATGGTCCTCCTCAGCATCCTTAGAATTCTTCTTCTTTGGGGACTGGTACTTTTTACAGAACACAGAGGCCAAATGGCAAAGGTAGGGCAGCCCTCTACTGCTCTCCTTGCTGAGGCCCCTACCTTGCCCCTGATTCAAGAGCTGCTAGAAGAAGCCCCTGGCAAGCAACAGAGGAAGCCACAGGTCCAAGGGCATCCCATGCGGTACATGCTGGAGTTGTACCAGCGTTCAGCTGATGCACATGGGCACCCTAGGGAGAACCGCACAATTGGGGCCACCATGGTGAGACTGGTGAGGCCCTTGGCCAATGTAGCAAGGACTCTCAGAG GCCCCCGGCATATACAGACCCTGGGCTTTCCTCTGAGACCAAACTGGATGGCCTACCAACTAATCAGAGCCACTATGGTTTACCACCATCATTTCCACCTAGCTGGCTTCCACCTCTCATGCCATGTGGAGCCCTGGGTCCAGAAAAATCCAAGCAATCACTTTCCTTCCTCAGGAAGAGGTTCCTCAAAGCCTTCCCTGCTATCCAAATCTTGGACGGAGATGGATATCACACAACATGTTCAGCAAAGGCTCTGGAATCACAAGGGGCACAGGGTTCTACGACTCCGCTTCATATGTCAGCAACAAAAAGGCAGTGAGGGTCTTGAGCTTCCTTGGCATGACATGTCATCCTTGGACACTGCCTTCTTGTTACTATACTTCAATGACACTCATAAAAGTGTTCAGAAAGCCAAACTTCTACCCAGAGGCCTAGAGGAGTTTAAGAAAAAGGACTCATCTCTTCTCTTGCAGAGGGCACGGCGAGCAGCCATTATCGCATCTAAGATTCCTGGCCCTGCCCAGGAACATGTTGGGTCTGAAAGTAACCAGTGTTCCCTCCACCATTTCCAAGTCAGTTTCCACCAGCTGGGCTGGGATCACTGGATCATTGCTCCCAACCTCTATACCCCAAACTACTGTAAGGGAGCCTGCCCTCGGGTACTACACTATGGTCTCAATTCTCCCAATCATGCCATCATCCAGAACCTCGTCAATGAGCTGGTGGACCAGAATGTCCCTCAGCCCTCCTGTGTCCCTTATAAGTATGCTCCCATTAGCATCCTTCTGGTTGAGGCTAATGGTAGTATATTGTACAAGGAGTATAAGGATATGATTGCCCAGTCCTGCACATGCAGGTGA